One Capra hircus breed San Clemente chromosome 3, ASM170441v1, whole genome shotgun sequence genomic window, CCCCTTGGATCAGTCCCAGTTGCCAAGTGGGATAGGCTACCATGACTGGCCTATATTGGGTCACATGTCCATTCCTGTTGGAATAGGGAGAGGGGCCTGATGTATGTATAACCTAGAATTTGGGGAACGAGTAGCTTCTCAGAGGAACGGTGGCTCAGTAGACAGAAATAACATATGTCTGTTATAACACTCATCATTTTCTTCCTACAAATCAAAATTTCCTTCTAACTTAACTATTTTTGCCAAAGGTAATCTATTTTTCCCCATTAAGAACTTCCATGTTCAACCCATTTTAATCCTAATGTGttgattaaaaattttatcatattttctaACCCTAAAAGGCTCAGTGATTTTCTGAGAGAGTCTCAGATTTATATTGGAAAGGGTCTTCCATGACCCATCCTGCTTTTCCCACTCTCCCCACCCTAATTCTGGCCACTTTCCTAGGGCTCCTTATCATTCTAGCCATATTCTTGCATCCTTATCTTTGCTCGTACCATCTTTTTTCTCCCACTTGAATTATCTTTTCCACTTATCCAAAGCTTCCTATTTTCAAGGTCCGGTAAATACCCTCCACGTGCCTGGCGGCGTCTTTGTCTGTTGTACTCATGTTGACACCTCTCCCTTGCCCTTTCAAAAACATTCGTTTTTACATTTAATCACATTTCAGTATAACTACAAGATAAAAGGACTTATTTTCACCCAAGACCATCAGAATCACTGTTTATGTCCTGTGCTGCTACATCACCATTTCCCCAGTGTCTGATTTGTCTCCCTAACTAGGTATTAAACACCTAAGAAACCATGTCTTGGGTCATGTTTATGCTGCAGCGTTCAGCGCAGTAGTCAGCCTGTAGCACAGAGCAATAAGAGCTTGTAAAACGCACGCAAATTAGATTTTAGCTTGTCCCACCTCTGCTTGGTTTCCCTTAGTCTCACTGTGGTTTCTTTTTTCGTCTTAGGTAACTTTCTTTAGAGACATTCAGGCCAGGGCCTCAGCGCTTGCATTCATACACCAGATGCAGGATTCTAATTAGGCTGTCCCTTGCCAGAATGAACTCTGACTTAGTTGCGTCTGATTTTGTTCCAGCCAAAGAGGAGGGTAATACTGTGCCTCTTTGTCGAGCCAAACCCTCCCCCAGCTTTATTAATCTTCAAGCAAATTCCCCACCAGTCACTTTCCTGAAAATCCTGCCAACAAAGTTGCCTTCAGGTAAGGAAGGAGGCAGGGTGGCTTTCCCAAATATACTCAGCAGCGGGGAGGGTTTTATGAACGAGGTGGCTGGAgctttcttttattgattttggTGCTGACCTCTGGGTCCAGGCACCTTTAGATTTTTCGCTGGTAGTTTGTTGATTATTCAGTTctgttgatttcattttcttcctgattttaccaattcgtttgtttgtttgttttgcttattaATGCCTTTATTAGACTGGCAGGACTGAAATAAGACTTTCATTGCTTGTTTAGTAATGTTAGTTAAAAAGTGACTAGGGAAAGAAATAGTAACTATTAGCTCAGTTTCTTTGCATTTCAGTTATTCATGCTCCCACAGAGAAATCAGTGTGTGTTTAGCATACCTGTGGGAAgccaaacagttcagttcagtcgctcagtcgtgtctgactctttgagaccccacgaatcacagcacaccaggcctccctgtccatcaccaactcccggagttcactcaaactcatgtccatcgagtcggtgatgccatccagccatctcatcctctgttgtcccctcctcctcctgcccccaatccctcccagcatcagggtcttttccaaagagtcaactcttcacatgaggtggccaaagtattggagtttcagcctcagcatcagtccttccagtgaacacccaggactgatctcctagaCAGTCATAACTCCTGAGTTTGGGTACCTCAGGGTTTAACAAAGAAGTGAAGACTGATGAATATACAATGTATAACTGCCAGGGTTAACTGGCAGAGCCGGATGTGTGTAATGtagttaaaaacattaaaaatgggtGCAGCGAGACTGGCTGAAGTTAGAAAGCAGGAAGAACTTGGAGCCACTGCTGATGGCCTCACTGTGTCAGGTCAGAGGGAAGGCTGAGGCATCCCCTGAGCCCTTGAAAGGGAGGTTAGGCCTCAATCTCAAACCGTTTTATTCACTTATCAAGTATCTGTTGAACAGTTACATGACAGTATCCTTCTAGATGCCGGGGACACACTAGTGAACAAATCAGACAAAAATCCATGTCTTcctggagtttacattctagaaGGGGGAATTAGCCAACAGTTAAATAAGTAATTATAAGTTACACCAAATAATCGTAAGTGCTAAGGGGAAAAGTGAAACAAAGGAATGAGTAATAAATTCCAGTGTATTTGTTTCAAATAGGCAGGCCAGGTGGGCTTCATAGAGAAGGTGACAGTTGAGCATAGTTGCATCTGGGTTGAGTGTGCCCAGAAAGGTTAGAGGGGTCGTCTTATTAGAACCTTTCCCATCTCAGTACAATTGTAAAATCTCTTTTGTCCCCTTTGCGTCTCCATTGCTCTTCCTTCAGGTATTGACCACAAGCCCAAGGAATGCCTAGGACTCCTAGAATGTATGTATGCCAATCTCCAGCTTCAGACCCAGCTTGCCCAACAACAGATGGCTATTTTGGAAAATTTACAAGCATCCATGACGCAACTGGCTCCTGGGAAAGAAAGCAAGAACTCTTCTCTCCCAGCCTTATCTCGCAATCTATTGTTAAGTCACCTGCCCCAATTCAGTAAATGAATCGTGGAACAGAGTTATTGTGTatgttttcccttctctcctcccagtAAACCATTGATGGGATCTGGGCTTAAATAGTCTATATGTGGCTGGTTAGTTTACAAGATCGTATTGCTCACTGAGTGCAAAGTGCTATACAAGGCACTTGGGGACGCATATTACAAGAGAGAGAGATTGTGGGGAGGGAGTTTACTATCTAGTAAGGCAGAAAAGACAGTTCATTGTAAAATTTAGCAGTACCTTAAGAGGGAATGGAAGTTCAGAGATAGAGGTTAGTAGGATACTGGATCAGTCATGGAATCTTGCCGGAGGAAGTGGTGCCACTTGATGAAGGAGCTACATTGGATGGCCTGGGCAGATGAGGTAAGGTAGTTCCATGTCAGTTGGAAAGCTTGGGCAAAAAGCTAGAGGTAGGGGAATAAGTCATCAAAAATTAggaaaagaggtttttttttaccCCCAGAATGTAGAGTGTGATGTGAAGCAGAATGTGGAGCAGCTGAGAACAGAACAGCTTTCCCTGGGGAATTGTTCTGCTAGCAACTGTTAGCTCTGATTTTATTTGAAGCACTGGAAAGCCGTTGGAGGCTTTCAGGGAGCAAAGGATACAAAATAGGCAAAACATTTTGGGATGGAGGGAGGATGGAAGTGGAGAGGCCCCTATGAAACTACCAGGGTCTGGATAAAGGGTTTAGAAATAAAGACAGGCAATGGAAATCTTAGCTATATTGTAGAGAGGGACTAGTCTTGAGCTTGAAGCACCAAGCGACAGCATCCTGAAATTTCTGAGTTGGGAAATCAGTTTAGGTTTCATGGTGGTTCACATCCAGCCACATGTTTTCAGTGTTTGAGAAGCGGACACCAGAGGTTGGCTTAGTCATTTGAACCTCATTAGATCACCACTTTCTTATACATTTGTGTTGGCAAATTATTCTTGAGACTGAGACTAGGCCCTTTTCCCAGAAGCTTATTTTCCTATGGAATGTGGAGAAATTAAAAGGAGAGTTAGGCCTGGACACAGAGATGAGAAAGTGAGAAAGCAGTGATTGAGAAGAGAATTTCACATTGGCTTTGACTCTTTGAATGGTTTTTCAGAGacttacttctttaaaaaaacttctattaatattttgtattggggtataaccaATTAACAGTTGTGAAAGTCCTGCAGTCAAATCCTGCTGCCCTTCAAAGTGAAATTCTCTGGGGATTCCTAGTCCTTTGCTGTTGTTGGGTTCCAGTGTCttcctgtcgatggttgttcaacagtTGGTTGTGATTTTGATGGTCttgcagaagaaaatgagtgCATGACTTGGTCTGACAGGAGAAGGTGAGTGCCATGTTGAATCTGCTTCCAGAGAGAGTTCTTTATTCTGTATGAATAAGGAAGACTGAGCAGAGATGTATGTcataaaccatcacaatattgtagttatcttccaattaacaataaagttttaaaaaaggaagacagcAGGAATAAGGCTGAAATGAAACTTGAGGAATTGGGGTTGGGCATTGAAAATTTTTGATTAAGCTATTatctgtggagaaaagagaaataaagtaatTTTAGACAGAGGCTCTGACATTTGTGCATAGGTTTTGACCCAACTGCTTGGAAAGAGGAAGGATATGTTACATCTGGAAGTATGTTTGTTTCATGATCTCATCGTCTTCATTAAAATGCAATTTTTGAATAAGATCTGAATGGGGTCCCCTCTTCCCTTAGCCAGTGATCTCTTCATTCACACTTAAAATTTTGAGAGTTATGCTCCTATTAGAATGACATCAAGAAGACAAAAGATAACAGTTGTTGGTGAGGACGTGGGTGAAAAAGGAACCGTTaaacactgttggtggaaatgtaaattggtccaGTGACTATGGAAAGCAATagagagattcctgaaaaaattaaaaatagatatgccatgtgacccagcagttccactactgggtatatacccaaaggaaGTGAAAACAGTATTTTGAAGAGAGAAGTACACTCCCATGTTTATTGCAGTGTTCCCAAtaatcaagatatggaagcaacctaaatgcccttcagagaatgaatggataaaaaagatgtggtatggaatggaatattattcagccataagaaaggaggatatcttgccatttgtgacaacatggatagacctcaagcacattatgctaagtgagaaaagtcagagaaagacaggtactgtatgatatcatttatttatgggatctaaaaaaacacaaaatggtaATTATCAGGGGATGGGAGTGGAGGGATAAAAAAGTGATGTTGtttaagggtacaaactttcaataAGTAGTAAATAAGCCTTAGTGATCTTGATGTACCCTATAATGAACATAGACCACAGTATTGTATCATAATTATGTAATATGGTAAGTATAACTACAATAGCAATCATAGTACAAAATATAAAGATATCAAAAGTAACATAACAAAATGTATCACACACCTCTCAAATGTACACGATGTTATTTGtcaaatatattcaataaaagaATTTATAATCATGCTTaatgaaaagatattccatgttcatggataggaagatgcAATCTTGGGTTtggggattgtttttttttttttttggcatatggggtcttagttccctgaccagggatggaacccacatcccctgcattggaagttcagattcttaaccactggactgccagagaagcctCAAGGAAGGCTCAGTCTTGTTCAGATGTTGGTTCTTCCCATCTtggtctatagattcaatgcaatcccaatcaaaatcccagcagatTACTTTGTCAGTACTGACAGACTGACTCTAAAGTTTATATGAAGAGGCAAAAGACTTAGCATAGCCAGCACACtactgaaggaggaggaggaggggagagaatgAGGAAGACTTATTAAGTCTTCAAGACATCATATAAAGCTACACTGATCAAGTGTGGTATTGATGAAAGCCaaatcagtggaacagaagagaaaacacaaaagtaGACCCACATAGTCAATTGATCCTTGACAAAGGAGTAAAGGCAAtccaatggagaaaggatagtgtTTTCTAAACTGttaaaaacaactggacatcCGCAGGCAATCAAGTGAGTCTACACTGAGCTTACACCTTTCTCAGAAAGTCATGTTCACTGAAAAGGCCTCAAAACTGATCAACTGAAGCACCCAGAATATAGCCTTTAAGTGCCACTTTTTTCAACTAAAGGAAGCAGAGTTCCTTGAAGAAATGACTATTTCCAGTGCTCTGGCAGGAAAAATGCAAGATGAACCTGGAATATCTTATCGTATCAGGTAGAAAGAAACTGTTTTAAGAATTGTGTTGGAAGAACTCAGGAGTCAATCTGAATAAGGCAGACTTTACTTGTAAAAATATGTTTTGGTGAAAGTAAATGGGTAGGGAAAAAACTACCATGCTAACAGCAGAGGAAAGCTAGAGGGATTGTATTAATATCAGATGGTGTGGACTTCAAGACAGATTATACTGCTAGAGATAAAGAGTGACATTTCATAATGACAGGTCAGGATAAACTTACATTCAAGcaaagagtgctgctgctgctgctgctgctgtcgcttcagtcgtgtccgactctgtgcgaccccagagatggcagcccaccaggctcccccgtccctgggattctccaggcaagaacactggagtgggttgccatttccttctccaatgcatgaaagtgaaagtgaagtcgctcagtcgtgtccgactcttcgcaaccccatggactgcagcccaccaggctccttcgtccacgggattttccaggcaagaggactggagtggggtgccattgctacttagcaataaaaaggaataaactactgatacatgcaacaacgtgaatgaatctcaaaaacattacaTCATACTGAGGGAGAGACATCTTACAGAAAAGAGCACACATTATACCACTGGATTTATTTGAAGCTCTAAAACATGCAATATTAATATACGATGGAAGAAAACCTAAGAACAATTGCCTCGGGGGATGGAGTGGGAATAAGAATTGACTGGGAAAAAGTAAAGGGAACTTTCTGTTTAATGGCTCTATATTTTGATATAGGGTTTGGGTTACACAGgtgtatgcatttgtcaaaatttaTCGAATGATACACAAGATTTGTGCATTTCATTGGatgtaaattttaatttgaaaaggtaaaactgtagggacttccctgacggtccagtggttaagactctgagctcccaatgcagggaaccacaggttcaatccctgttcaggaaactaaattctgcatgccacaattaagagttccatgctgcaactaaagatcttacATGCAGCTAAGcagctaagacccggtgcagccaaataaatttaaaaattaaaaacaagaaagaaactaAACAAATATTAATCTGTAATTAATGatgtccattggagaaggcaatggctccccactccagtattcttgcctggaaaatcgcatggacggaagaacctggtgggctgcagtccatggggtcgcaaagagtcagacacgactgagcgacttcactttcgcttttcactttcatgcattggagaaggaaatggcaacccactccagtgttcttgcctggagaatcccagggacaggggagcctggtgggctaccgtctctggggtcgcacagaatcagacacgattgaagtgacttagcagcagcagcatgtatggataTCTGATGTATGTGGATATGGAGAGTTTgtccataaaaaaagctgagcactgatgaactgatgcttttgaactgtggtgctggagaagactcttgagagtcccatggactacaaggagatgaagccagtcaattgtaaaggaaatcaatcctgagttttcattggaaggactgatgctgaagctgaaactccaatactttggccacctgatgcgaagaactggctcattgggaaagactgctgctgggaaagattgaaggcaggaggagaaggggatgacagagaatgagatggttgaatggcatcgctgattcaatggacatgagtttaagcaagctccgggagttgatggacaggaaggcctggcgtgctgcagtccatgggggctgcaaagagacacgactgggcgactgaactgaactgaaaaaggtaAATAGTGCTCTCACTAATTTTGTTTTGAatactgtatttttattaaaaatatttgttaatatgaGGTTGCTATTGTTTtcaaatgaatacatgaatattttaaaatgttctaatttctaaCAAGGTAAATATTGAAAGATATATACAAAATCTGTTTGAGGTCCTCAATTTTTAAGGGTGGAAAGGGGTCCTGAAATCAGCGTGTGAAAACCCTTGATGTAGTATAACAGGGGAAAGGGAGAGATTGTGGGAGGCAGGGGAAGTCTTACTGATAAAGTAGCATTTGAGCAGAGATGGGAAGGTAGAGAAGGAATGAGCCATATGGGAGTAGCACATTACAGACCAAGGGAACAGAAAGTGCAAAGGCTATGAGGAGTGCCTGGAATTCTGGGAGAACAAATAGGTCAGAATGGTTGCAATGGCATCACTGCAAGGAAGAGTGGAAGGAGGTGAGATCAGAGAGGGATGAGAAGCCCAGATGACATGTAGGGCATTGCAGGATATTTTCAGGACTTTGGTTTTTACTTTGTGCGAAATGGGAAACCACTGGAGGATTGTGAAGAGTCGTGTGATCAGAAATACCTTTATTCTTTGGATGTGCTGGCTCTAAGTTGCGCTGCAAGGCGTCTGTTGCAGAGCATTGGCTCTGCATGCAGTAGTCGCAGCACGCGGGCTTCTCCAGCTGCTGTTCGCGGCTGAGTTGCCCTGGAGCTGCCCCACAGTGTGTGGAAACTTAGTGGAACTGAGcttgagccccctgcattggaaggcggattccaaaccactgg contains:
- the TSACC gene encoding TSSK6-activating co-chaperone protein: MEQLPSHPTNKRAKEEGNTVPLCRAKPSPSFINLQANSPPVTFLKILPTKLPSGIDHKPKECLGLLECMYANLQLQTQLAQQQMAILENLQASMTQLAPGKESKNSSLPALSRNLLLSHLPQFSK